A part of Bacillus thuringiensis genomic DNA contains:
- a CDS encoding DsbA family protein, with translation MKSNKLMALGIVFSIAVLIVIGTIAYSIINDKKDKGNEMFAYSTQQSLGKDDAPVKVVEFGDFKCPACRTWDVTVLPRLKEEYIDKGKVQLYFINFPFIGKDSDLGAAAGEAIYKQDKDSFWTFYDEIYQSQKKDTEEWITEELLLNIVKEKLPKVDVEQFKKDLHSKDIKEKVRKDSDRAQKLKVQGAPSVYVNGNLANPDFDSMKKAIDKELKK, from the coding sequence ATGAAATCAAATAAACTCATGGCTCTTGGTATAGTTTTTTCTATCGCAGTATTGATTGTAATCGGAACAATTGCGTATAGCATCATAAATGACAAAAAAGATAAAGGGAATGAGATGTTTGCTTATTCCACACAACAATCTTTAGGGAAAGATGATGCACCAGTTAAGGTAGTTGAATTTGGAGACTTCAAATGTCCTGCGTGTCGTACTTGGGATGTAACAGTATTACCACGATTAAAAGAAGAGTATATTGATAAAGGTAAAGTGCAGTTATATTTTATTAACTTCCCGTTTATCGGAAAAGACTCTGATTTAGGCGCAGCAGCTGGTGAAGCAATTTATAAACAAGATAAAGATTCATTCTGGACTTTCTATGATGAGATTTATCAAAGTCAAAAGAAAGACACGGAAGAATGGATTACAGAAGAATTACTTCTTAACATTGTGAAAGAGAAGCTTCCGAAAGTTGATGTAGAACAATTTAAGAAGGATTTACACAGTAAAGATATAAAAGAAAAAGTACGTAAAGATTCAGATCGTGCTCAAAAATTAAAAGTTCAAGGTGCTCCTTCAGTATATGTAAACGGAAATCTTGCAAACCCTGATTTCGATAGTATGAAGAAGGCGATTGATAAAGAATTGAAAAAGTGA
- the queG gene encoding tRNA epoxyqueuosine(34) reductase QueG, with the protein MDFEQLKQDVIAYSKTIGIDKIGFASASPFEELKQRLIQQQQLNYQSGFEEPDIEKRTNPQLLLPGAKSIIAIALAYPSKLKNAPLSKRGERRGIFCRASWGQDYHLVLRDRLQKLEAYLIEKLPDIEVKSMVDTGELSDRAVSERAGIGWSGKNCAIITPEFGSYVYLGEMITNVPFPPDQPIEDQCGSCTKCIDICPTGALIQGGQLDSKKCIAFLTQTKGFLPEEYRDKIGNRIYGCDTCQTVCPKNKGMDFHNHPEMEPDPELVKPLLTPLLTISNRDFKEKYGIMSGSWRGKKPLQRNAILALAHFKEASAIPDLIGVMKDDPRPVLRGTAAWALGKIGGDGVGEAIEKAMQREKDEEVLHEMNRGLELLAQKKE; encoded by the coding sequence ATGGATTTTGAACAATTAAAGCAAGATGTAATTGCGTATAGTAAAACAATTGGTATAGATAAAATAGGCTTTGCTAGTGCTTCACCATTTGAGGAATTAAAGCAGCGCTTAATCCAGCAGCAACAATTAAATTATCAATCTGGATTTGAAGAGCCTGATATAGAAAAGAGAACGAACCCACAGCTTCTACTACCTGGTGCAAAATCAATTATTGCGATTGCATTAGCGTATCCTTCAAAATTAAAAAATGCACCATTAAGTAAGCGTGGAGAACGCCGTGGGATTTTTTGTCGTGCCTCTTGGGGACAAGATTATCATCTTGTGTTACGAGATCGTTTGCAAAAATTAGAAGCATATTTAATCGAAAAACTTCCCGATATAGAAGTTAAGTCAATGGTTGATACGGGTGAATTAAGTGATCGAGCTGTTTCGGAGCGTGCGGGTATTGGATGGAGCGGTAAGAATTGCGCTATCATTACACCTGAATTTGGTTCGTATGTATATTTAGGAGAAATGATTACAAACGTTCCATTCCCACCAGACCAACCAATAGAAGATCAATGTGGAAGCTGTACAAAATGTATTGATATTTGTCCTACAGGTGCTTTAATACAAGGAGGACAGTTAGACTCGAAGAAATGTATTGCATTTTTAACACAGACGAAAGGATTCCTACCGGAAGAATATCGTGACAAAATAGGAAACCGTATATATGGATGTGATACATGTCAGACTGTTTGTCCAAAAAATAAAGGAATGGATTTTCATAACCACCCTGAGATGGAACCAGATCCTGAGTTAGTTAAGCCGTTATTAACACCACTTTTAACAATTAGTAATCGTGATTTTAAAGAAAAATATGGAATTATGTCTGGTTCATGGAGAGGTAAAAAGCCGTTGCAACGAAATGCGATTTTGGCACTTGCACATTTTAAAGAAGCATCAGCAATTCCTGATTTAATAGGTGTTATGAAAGATGATCCAAGACCAGTACTTCGCGGAACAGCAGCATGGGCACTTGGAAAAATTGGTGGAGATGGCGTGGGCGAAGCCATTGAAAAAGCGATGCAACGTGAGAAAGATGAAGAGGTTCTTCATGAAATGAATCGCGGGCTTGAATTGTTAGCGCAGAAAAAAGAGTAG
- a CDS encoding amidase domain-containing protein has product MVVKINIEKQVQQFLAYITEKRTNVDGIAEDLLQIAQRKKKLFQKRNAEIVKATADVSFMRQLNNSNHQEIDYQIHFKYLIKHKELFYIEEEQLKRRVCLNNSRVIGDYAIEVPEAVGMSETLEREVIKEKYGSYQYNRLEAVKYAERWWDDRNPVYRNFPDNCTNFISQCLHTGEVPMNGYPNIRKGWWQRENQWSWSWAVAHSFYWYLSGATTGLRAEAVERPEDLILGDVIAYDFEDDGRWNHTTIVVAKDADGMPLVNAHSANSRRRYWNYEDSSKYTPQMKYKFFHIING; this is encoded by the coding sequence ATGGTTGTAAAAATAAATATTGAAAAGCAAGTGCAACAATTTTTAGCATATATAACAGAAAAACGAACAAATGTAGACGGTATTGCTGAAGATTTATTACAAATAGCACAGAGAAAGAAAAAATTGTTTCAAAAGCGTAATGCAGAGATAGTGAAAGCAACTGCGGACGTTTCTTTCATGAGACAATTAAATAATAGCAATCATCAAGAAATTGATTATCAAATACATTTTAAATATTTAATTAAGCATAAAGAATTATTTTATATCGAAGAGGAACAATTAAAACGAAGAGTTTGTTTAAATAATAGCCGGGTAATAGGTGATTATGCTATTGAAGTGCCAGAAGCAGTTGGAATGAGTGAGACGTTAGAAAGAGAAGTTATAAAAGAGAAGTATGGTTCTTATCAGTATAACCGTTTAGAGGCAGTTAAATATGCAGAGCGTTGGTGGGATGATCGAAACCCTGTATATCGTAATTTCCCTGATAATTGTACGAATTTTATTTCTCAATGTCTTCATACTGGAGAAGTACCAATGAATGGATATCCTAATATTCGTAAAGGTTGGTGGCAAAGGGAGAATCAGTGGAGTTGGAGCTGGGCTGTCGCACACTCTTTTTATTGGTATTTGTCAGGTGCTACAACTGGGCTTCGAGCAGAAGCAGTAGAAAGACCAGAGGACCTGATTCTTGGTGATGTCATTGCTTATGATTTCGAGGATGATGGTAGGTGGAATCATACGACGATTGTAGTAGCAAAAGATGCAGATGGTATGCCACTTGTAAATGCACATTCAGCGAATAGCCGTCGGCGTTATTGGAACTATGAAGATTCTAGTAAATATACACCACAAATGAAATATAAATTCTTTCACATTATTAATGGGTAG
- the trmL gene encoding tRNA (uridine(34)/cytosine(34)/5-carboxymethylaminomethyluridine(34)-2'-O)-methyltransferase TrmL, whose translation MGVHVVLYQPEIPANTGNIARTCAATGTELHLIRPLGFSTDDKMLKRAGLDYWQHVKVTYYDSIEEFYEKNKDGEFFYLTKYGEKAHTAFDYSKREKDYYFVFGRETNGLPANVIEENFDHCLRIPMTDKVRSLNLSNTAAILIYEAFRQQNYPGLDLEIVY comes from the coding sequence GTGGGAGTACATGTTGTTTTATATCAACCAGAAATTCCAGCAAATACAGGGAATATTGCTCGTACTTGTGCAGCAACTGGAACAGAATTGCATTTGATTAGACCGCTTGGATTTTCAACGGATGATAAAATGTTAAAGCGTGCAGGATTAGATTATTGGCAGCACGTGAAAGTTACGTATTATGATTCAATTGAAGAATTTTATGAGAAAAATAAAGACGGTGAATTCTTCTATTTAACAAAGTATGGCGAGAAAGCTCATACAGCATTTGATTATAGCAAACGTGAGAAGGATTACTATTTTGTATTTGGAAGAGAAACAAACGGCTTACCAGCTAATGTAATCGAAGAAAATTTCGATCATTGTTTACGTATTCCAATGACTGATAAAGTGCGTTCATTAAATTTATCTAATACAGCAGCTATTTTAATTTATGAAGCGTTCCGTCAACAAAATTATCCAGGATTAGATTTAGAAATTGTTTATTAA
- a CDS encoding sensor domain-containing protein: MKEQYRNQNTFLSMIDMDLIKRGLLHAIQDLVFIMKVMDDETFKYIYVNKIGMDYAKLSEECYGKTFAEVLSVDKAKILQKQYTKAVKEARAYTFRDVISLATGNLHYESSLNPVFDEEGVCQFIICITRDITAQIEEKIEIEEKQMLFKSLLEYNNDSIISIDSIGRITYANPATYEIFGYRYEELHNKFIFEFINKEYEKDFQIIFKGALQGRAKQIVSKKYVHKEGYELYISLRTVPIIVNGEIVGVYIVTRDVTRQVLNEMRTEYLAYYDQLTGLMNRISCANKLNDFLNEKIDFAFIFIDLDEFHLINDTFGHKEGDKVLQKVTECLSSFQIAGMHLFREHDDQFVMLIENITKEHVEVVTKSIQKKISEHFVIEEEDVYLSASIGIVMAPTDGEDEKILFQRVDAALEKAKEKGKGHYHFYCSGLDCEREQRFIIENQLHRAIEKNEFFLYYQPQINIETKKIASMEALIRWENKELGFVSPNQFIPLAERTGFIIKLDEWVVNEVCRQIREWLNKGYEVVPIAVNISARHFRSITLIEMITRALHKYNVPAHLLAIEVTEGALIHKDISKRVLLQLKEQNLKIHLDDFGTGYSSLSYLKTYPIDTLKIDRSFMEGIHVDERDTNITAAIIHLAHTLELNVIAEGVEKAEQIQFLKEKNVKFVQGYYYSRPLSKYDMENVYYK; encoded by the coding sequence ATGAAGGAACAATATCGTAATCAAAATACCTTTTTAAGTATGATAGATATGGATTTAATAAAAAGAGGCTTATTACACGCTATTCAAGATTTAGTATTTATTATGAAAGTTATGGATGATGAAACCTTTAAATATATTTATGTAAATAAGATAGGTATGGATTATGCGAAGCTAAGCGAAGAATGTTATGGAAAAACGTTTGCAGAAGTATTATCCGTAGATAAAGCAAAAATATTACAAAAGCAATATACAAAAGCAGTAAAAGAAGCGAGAGCTTATACTTTTCGTGATGTAATTAGTTTAGCAACTGGTAATTTACATTATGAGTCTTCACTTAATCCCGTATTCGACGAAGAAGGAGTATGTCAGTTTATTATTTGTATTACGAGGGATATCACAGCTCAAATTGAGGAGAAGATTGAGATAGAGGAAAAACAAATGTTATTTAAGTCATTACTAGAATATAATAATGACTCCATTATATCTATAGATTCTATAGGTAGAATTACATATGCAAATCCAGCAACGTATGAAATATTTGGATACCGATATGAAGAATTACATAATAAATTTATTTTTGAATTTATTAATAAAGAATATGAAAAAGATTTTCAAATTATATTTAAAGGAGCCCTGCAAGGAAGAGCAAAGCAAATTGTTTCAAAGAAATATGTTCATAAAGAAGGGTACGAGCTCTATATTTCTTTGAGAACTGTTCCGATTATTGTGAACGGTGAAATTGTTGGGGTATATATTGTTACGAGGGATGTTACAAGGCAAGTATTAAATGAAATGCGAACAGAATATTTAGCTTATTATGATCAGTTAACAGGGTTAATGAATAGAATTTCATGTGCAAATAAATTAAATGATTTTTTAAATGAGAAGATAGATTTTGCGTTTATCTTTATAGATTTAGATGAATTTCACCTTATTAATGATACTTTTGGCCATAAAGAAGGAGATAAAGTATTACAGAAAGTTACAGAATGTTTAAGTAGTTTCCAAATAGCCGGTATGCACTTATTTAGAGAACACGATGATCAATTCGTTATGTTAATAGAAAACATAACGAAAGAACATGTAGAGGTAGTTACAAAAAGCATACAAAAAAAGATAAGTGAACATTTTGTAATCGAAGAAGAGGACGTATATTTAAGTGCGTCAATCGGAATTGTAATGGCTCCAACAGATGGAGAAGATGAAAAAATATTATTCCAAAGAGTTGATGCTGCTTTGGAAAAAGCGAAAGAAAAAGGAAAAGGGCATTATCATTTTTATTGCAGTGGATTAGATTGTGAGCGTGAACAACGATTTATAATAGAAAACCAATTGCATCGAGCTATAGAAAAAAATGAATTCTTCTTATATTATCAGCCACAAATTAATATTGAAACGAAAAAAATTGCTAGTATGGAAGCTTTAATAAGGTGGGAGAACAAAGAATTAGGATTTGTCTCTCCAAATCAATTTATTCCGCTAGCAGAAAGAACGGGATTTATTATTAAGCTTGATGAATGGGTAGTAAATGAAGTGTGTCGTCAAATACGTGAATGGTTAAATAAAGGATATGAAGTTGTCCCAATTGCAGTTAATATTTCAGCCAGGCACTTTCGCTCTATTACATTAATAGAAATGATTACACGTGCTTTACATAAGTACAATGTACCAGCTCATCTATTAGCGATAGAGGTTACCGAAGGAGCCCTTATACATAAAGACATATCGAAAAGAGTATTGCTACAATTAAAAGAACAAAATTTAAAGATTCATTTAGATGATTTTGGGACGGGATATTCATCTTTAAGTTATTTAAAAACATATCCAATTGATACGTTGAAAATCGATCGTTCTTTTATGGAAGGTATACATGTAGATGAACGCGATACGAATATTACAGCTGCAATTATTCATTTAGCTCATACTTTGGAATTGAATGTAATTGCAGAAGGAGTAGAGAAAGCGGAACAAATACAATTTTTGAAGGAAAAGAATGTGAAGTTTGTGCAAGGTTATTATTATAGCCGACCTTTATCAAAATATGATATGGAAAATGTGTATTATAAATGA
- a CDS encoding PrkA family serine protein kinase: protein MDILKKIEQHREAEERLQWEGTFAEYLELVKERPWVAQTAHSRIYNMIKDAGIEEVDGRRKYNFFSNQLFGLEDALERLVEEYFHPSAKRLDVRKRILLLMGPVSGGKSTLVTMLKRGLETYSRTDRGAIFAIKGCPMHEDPLHLIPHHLRDDFFDEYGVRIEGNLSPLNVMRLEQEYGSRIEDVVVERIFFSEDRRTGIGTFSPSDPKSQDIADLTGSLDFSTIAEYGSESDPRAYRFDGELNKANRGMMEFQEMLKCDEKFLWHLLSLTQEGNFKAGRFALISADELIVAHTNETEYRSFIANKKNEALHSRIIVMPVPYNLRVSEEEHIYEKMIRESDVSNVHIAPHTLRVAAMFTILTRLKDPKRPDIDLIKKMRLYDGETVEGYNTIDVEELQREYQDEGMRGIDPRYVINRISSTIIRKEVPSINALDVLRSLKDGLDQHPSISNEDRERYMNFISLARKEYDEIAKKEVQKAFVYSYEESAKTLMDNYLDNVEAYCNKSKLRDPLTGEEMSPDEKLMRSIEEQIGISENAKKAFREEILIRISAYARKGKRFDYNSHERLREAIQKKLFADLKDIVKITTSTKTPDENQLKKINDVVARLIDEHGYNSSSANELLRYVGSLLNR from the coding sequence ATGGATATTCTAAAAAAAATTGAACAGCATCGAGAAGCAGAAGAACGCTTACAATGGGAAGGTACGTTTGCGGAGTATTTGGAGCTTGTGAAGGAAAGACCATGGGTGGCTCAAACAGCACACTCTCGCATTTACAATATGATAAAAGATGCTGGAATTGAAGAAGTAGATGGTAGAAGAAAGTATAACTTCTTTAGTAATCAGCTATTTGGATTAGAGGATGCTTTAGAACGTCTTGTAGAGGAATATTTTCATCCATCTGCAAAAAGATTAGATGTTAGAAAACGTATTTTATTATTAATGGGTCCTGTTAGTGGAGGGAAATCAACATTAGTTACGATGTTGAAACGAGGATTAGAAACATATTCACGAACAGATCGAGGAGCAATTTTTGCAATTAAAGGCTGCCCAATGCATGAAGATCCACTTCATTTAATTCCGCATCATTTACGAGATGATTTCTTTGATGAGTATGGAGTTAGAATCGAAGGGAATTTATCACCGCTAAACGTTATGCGTCTAGAGCAAGAATATGGTTCAAGAATTGAGGATGTAGTTGTAGAGCGTATTTTCTTCTCGGAAGATCGTCGTACAGGGATTGGTACATTTAGTCCGTCTGATCCTAAATCACAAGATATTGCCGATTTAACAGGTAGTCTGGACTTTTCAACAATTGCAGAATATGGTTCAGAATCAGATCCACGAGCGTATCGCTTTGATGGAGAATTGAATAAGGCAAACCGTGGGATGATGGAATTCCAAGAGATGTTAAAATGTGATGAGAAGTTTTTATGGCATTTATTATCGCTTACGCAAGAGGGGAATTTCAAAGCGGGAAGATTTGCGCTTATTTCAGCAGATGAATTAATTGTAGCGCATACGAATGAAACGGAGTATCGTTCCTTCATAGCAAACAAGAAAAATGAAGCATTGCACTCAAGAATTATTGTAATGCCAGTTCCATACAATTTACGAGTGAGTGAAGAAGAACATATTTATGAAAAAATGATTCGTGAAAGTGATGTATCCAATGTTCATATTGCACCACACACACTTCGCGTTGCAGCAATGTTTACGATTTTAACTCGTTTAAAAGATCCGAAGCGTCCGGATATTGATTTAATTAAAAAGATGCGTTTGTATGATGGAGAAACGGTAGAAGGTTATAATACGATTGATGTAGAGGAGCTGCAACGTGAATATCAAGATGAAGGTATGAGAGGTATTGATCCTCGTTATGTTATTAACCGAATTTCCTCTACAATTATTCGAAAAGAGGTACCATCTATTAACGCATTAGATGTACTTAGATCGCTCAAAGACGGGTTGGATCAGCATCCATCAATTAGTAATGAAGATCGAGAGCGTTATATGAATTTCATCTCATTAGCGAGAAAAGAATATGATGAAATTGCGAAGAAAGAAGTACAAAAAGCATTCGTGTATTCATATGAAGAATCAGCGAAGACACTTATGGATAATTACTTAGATAATGTTGAAGCATATTGCAATAAATCGAAATTACGTGATCCATTAACAGGTGAAGAAATGAGTCCAGATGAAAAGCTAATGCGCTCAATTGAGGAGCAAATTGGAATTTCAGAAAATGCTAAGAAAGCATTCCGTGAAGAAATTTTAATTCGCATTTCTGCTTATGCGCGTAAAGGAAAACGCTTTGATTATAATTCACATGAGCGTCTTCGCGAAGCGATTCAGAAAAAACTATTTGCTGATTTAAAAGATATAGTGAAAATTACAACATCAACGAAAACGCCAGACGAAAATCAGCTTAAGAAAATCAATGATGTTGTTGCACGCTTAATTGATGAGCACGGCTATAATTCTTCATCTGCGAATGAATTATTACGCTATGTAGGTAGTCTGCTAAACCGATAG
- the yhbH gene encoding sporulation protein YhbH has product MGEENQPNYTISQENWSLHRKGYDDQQRHQEKVQEAIKNNLPDLVTEESIVMSNGKDVVKIPIRSLDEYKIRYNYDKNKHVGQGNGDSKVGDVVARDGSGGQKQKGPGKGQGAGDAAGEDYYEAEVSILELEQAFFKELELPNLKRKEMDENRIEHIEFNDIRKTGLWGNIDKKRTMISAYKRNAMRGKASFHPIHQEDLKFRTWNEVLKPDSKAVVLAMMDTSGSMGIWEKYMARSFFFWMTRFLRTKYETVDIEFIAHHTEAKVVTEEEFFSKGESGGTICSSVYKKALELIDNKYSPDRYNIYPFHFSDGDNLTSDNARCVKLVEELMKKCNMFGYGEVNQYNRHSTLMSAYKNIKDENFRYYILKQKADVFHAMKSFFKEESGEKMA; this is encoded by the coding sequence ATGGGTGAAGAAAACCAACCAAATTATACGATTTCACAGGAAAACTGGTCCCTCCATCGCAAAGGATATGACGACCAACAACGCCATCAAGAGAAAGTACAAGAGGCAATTAAGAATAATTTACCCGATCTTGTAACAGAAGAAAGTATAGTTATGTCTAATGGCAAGGATGTTGTAAAAATACCAATTCGTTCTCTAGATGAATATAAGATTAGATACAATTATGATAAAAACAAACACGTTGGGCAAGGAAATGGTGACAGCAAAGTTGGTGATGTCGTTGCGAGAGATGGATCAGGTGGTCAAAAGCAAAAAGGACCAGGAAAAGGGCAAGGAGCAGGGGATGCGGCTGGAGAAGATTATTATGAAGCTGAAGTCTCTATTCTAGAATTAGAGCAAGCGTTTTTCAAAGAGTTGGAGCTGCCTAATTTAAAGAGAAAAGAAATGGATGAAAACCGGATTGAACATATTGAATTTAATGATATTAGAAAAACTGGATTATGGGGAAATATTGATAAGAAACGAACGATGATATCTGCATATAAACGAAATGCAATGCGTGGTAAAGCATCCTTCCACCCAATTCACCAAGAAGATTTAAAGTTTCGCACTTGGAATGAAGTATTAAAACCAGATTCAAAAGCAGTTGTATTAGCGATGATGGATACAAGTGGATCGATGGGAATATGGGAGAAGTATATGGCACGTAGTTTCTTTTTCTGGATGACAAGATTTCTACGAACGAAGTATGAAACAGTAGATATTGAGTTTATTGCCCATCATACGGAGGCAAAAGTAGTTACAGAAGAAGAGTTTTTCTCAAAAGGCGAAAGTGGGGGAACGATTTGTTCTTCTGTATATAAAAAAGCACTCGAGCTAATTGATAATAAATACTCACCAGACCGCTATAATATTTATCCATTCCATTTTTCAGACGGTGATAATTTAACATCAGATAATGCTAGATGTGTAAAACTTGTTGAAGAGTTAATGAAGAAGTGTAATATGTTTGGATATGGGGAAGTGAATCAGTACAACCGCCATAGTACACTTATGTCAGCTTATAAAAATATTAAAGATGAGAATTTCAGATATTATATTTTAAAGCAAAAAGCAGATGTATTCCATGCGATGAAAAGCTTTTTTAAAGAAGAATCTGGAGAGAAAATGGCATAA
- a CDS encoding GNAT family N-acetyltransferase, whose product MYISSTLKIEEIASFIASMNKDATHHVGYCGDEKKELLHTILHDFSDIGWERSFVITYEDNKIIGVLGFDVDEVKKCTEIWGPFIKAENWEEVAVHMWKELIEKVPFHIEKFYGFYHVENNNCARLMKDLHAKEQDRHSILILNNIVGQRVTCNIEEISPPVFEQFISLHNHVFPHTYYEGNEIIERLGDTNKLFVSMKNDKLEGYVYFEVNPEFHEAHIEFIATSKESRGKGVGERLLRAAIQHIFSFQGMEMIELCLNTNNEGAMKLYKKVGFEEKACLQHYIIE is encoded by the coding sequence ATGTATATTAGTTCTACTTTAAAGATTGAAGAGATTGCATCATTTATTGCAAGTATGAATAAAGATGCTACTCATCATGTTGGTTATTGCGGAGATGAGAAAAAGGAGTTGTTACATACAATTCTTCATGATTTTTCTGATATAGGATGGGAAAGATCTTTTGTTATTACTTATGAGGATAATAAAATAATTGGTGTATTGGGGTTTGATGTGGATGAAGTAAAGAAATGTACAGAAATATGGGGGCCTTTTATTAAAGCAGAGAATTGGGAAGAAGTTGCTGTACATATGTGGAAGGAACTTATAGAAAAGGTACCCTTTCATATTGAAAAATTTTATGGTTTTTATCATGTGGAAAATAATAATTGTGCTCGTTTAATGAAGGATTTACATGCTAAAGAACAAGATCGACATAGTATTCTCATTTTAAATAATATTGTGGGACAACGTGTTACATGTAATATAGAAGAAATTTCACCACCAGTATTTGAGCAGTTTATCTCTTTACATAATCATGTTTTTCCACATACATATTATGAAGGAAATGAAATCATTGAACGTTTAGGTGATACGAATAAATTATTTGTAAGTATGAAGAATGATAAGTTAGAAGGTTATGTATATTTTGAAGTAAATCCGGAGTTTCACGAAGCGCATATTGAATTTATTGCAACATCTAAAGAGAGTAGAGGAAAAGGTGTTGGTGAGCGTTTATTACGAGCTGCGATTCAGCATATTTTCTCCTTCCAAGGAATGGAGATGATAGAGCTATGTTTGAATACGAATAATGAAGGTGCTATGAAATTGTACAAGAAAGTAGGTTTTGAGGAGAAGGCATGTTTACAACACTATATAATAGAGTAA
- a CDS encoding transporter substrate-binding domain-containing protein, whose translation MKKLLTFIIIGLLSILVVACGSNEKKTEKTSAKPSGKIEQIKERGELVVAVFTDKPPFGYVDKDGKNVGFEIDMAKRFAKDLLGDESKVKFVPVEAASRIPYLQSDKVDFVLANMTATDERKKVVDFTNPHLKVAVQVLVKDGSPIQSVKDLEGKKVIVTKGTTADIYLTKNMKNVELIKFDKNTEALQALKDGRADAYAQDNLVLLSWANKNPGFHLLKDKLGGDDLIAIAVKKGNKEVHDWVNKELEKLGKENFLHTLYDKHLKEEFGPQISPESVVTEGGKTN comes from the coding sequence ATGAAAAAGTTACTAACATTTATTATTATCGGGCTGCTTTCTATTTTAGTCGTTGCATGTGGTTCAAATGAAAAGAAAACAGAAAAAACCTCGGCAAAACCAAGTGGAAAAATTGAACAAATAAAAGAGCGCGGTGAACTAGTCGTTGCTGTTTTTACAGATAAGCCACCATTCGGTTATGTTGACAAAGATGGTAAAAATGTTGGATTTGAAATTGATATGGCAAAACGGTTTGCAAAAGACTTACTAGGTGATGAATCAAAAGTGAAATTTGTTCCCGTTGAAGCAGCAAGCCGTATTCCATATTTACAATCTGATAAAGTAGATTTCGTATTAGCAAATATGACTGCAACAGATGAGCGAAAAAAGGTCGTTGATTTTACAAATCCACATTTAAAAGTAGCTGTGCAAGTGCTTGTTAAAGATGGTAGCCCTATTCAATCTGTAAAAGATTTAGAAGGCAAAAAAGTAATTGTAACAAAGGGTACAACTGCAGATATTTATTTAACAAAAAATATGAAAAATGTAGAATTAATTAAGTTCGATAAAAATACAGAAGCTTTACAAGCACTAAAAGATGGCCGTGCTGATGCATATGCGCAAGATAATCTTGTCCTTCTATCTTGGGCAAATAAAAATCCTGGATTCCACTTATTAAAAGACAAATTAGGTGGAGATGACTTAATTGCTATAGCAGTGAAGAAGGGCAACAAAGAAGTGCATGATTGGGTAAATAAAGAACTTGAAAAACTAGGAAAAGAAAACTTCCTACATACACTATATGACAAACATCTAAAAGAAGAATTCGGTCCTCAGATTAGTCCTGAATCCGTTGTTACTGAGGGCGGTAAAACAAATTAA